A section of the Bryobacteraceae bacterium genome encodes:
- a CDS encoding peptidase M16, which yields MLLLAPFAMSAQMVKVAEHTLANGMKILVHEDHDVPNVALYLFFKVGSRNERPGTTGISHFFEHMMFNGAKKYGPKQFDIQMERAGGRNNAYTTRDVTVYTDWFPRTALELMFDMEADRIRDLSFDPKIVESERGVVSSERRTSVENNPIGTLYEQFFATAYIAHPYQWPVIGWASDIESWTIDDLKAHYRMGYAPNNCVVVVSGDVTPEEVMGLAKKYFEPIPRQEPPPPVRTVEPPQLGERRVNVLRSANLPILMAGYHIGSAKDPDYPVYEVIDTILAGGRSSRLHQRLVEKEQLVLNVGGGINPTLDPGQFLFTFQVRSGKRPEDVEKALYEELDRLGREPVPEAELQKVRNQIVAEFYRQLKTIAGKANLIGTYEVFYGSWNEINNAPQKIEKVTAADVQRVAAKIFSPRNRTVATLIPEQRAEVAR from the coding sequence ATGCTGCTGCTGGCTCCGTTTGCCATGAGTGCCCAGATGGTGAAAGTAGCCGAACACACGCTCGCCAACGGAATGAAAATCCTGGTCCACGAGGACCACGACGTGCCCAACGTGGCGCTCTATCTGTTCTTCAAGGTCGGCTCACGCAATGAGCGGCCCGGCACGACGGGCATCAGCCACTTTTTCGAGCACATGATGTTCAACGGGGCGAAAAAATACGGCCCCAAACAGTTCGACATTCAGATGGAAAGAGCGGGCGGGAGGAACAACGCGTACACGACGCGTGATGTGACGGTTTATACGGACTGGTTCCCACGGACGGCGCTCGAGCTGATGTTCGACATGGAAGCGGACCGCATCCGCGACCTGTCGTTTGACCCGAAAATCGTGGAAAGCGAGCGCGGCGTGGTCAGCAGCGAGCGCCGCACCTCAGTGGAGAACAATCCGATCGGCACGCTGTATGAGCAGTTCTTCGCCACCGCCTACATCGCGCATCCGTATCAATGGCCGGTCATCGGCTGGGCGTCGGACATCGAGAGCTGGACCATCGACGACCTGAAGGCGCATTACCGGATGGGCTACGCGCCGAACAACTGCGTGGTCGTGGTCTCCGGGGACGTGACTCCGGAAGAGGTGATGGGGCTGGCGAAAAAATACTTCGAGCCGATTCCCCGGCAGGAGCCGCCACCGCCGGTGCGGACGGTGGAGCCGCCGCAACTGGGCGAGCGGCGGGTGAACGTGCTCCGGTCCGCCAATCTGCCCATCCTGATGGCCGGCTACCACATCGGTTCGGCGAAGGACCCGGATTACCCGGTTTACGAGGTGATCGACACGATTCTCGCCGGCGGGCGCAGTTCGAGACTGCATCAGCGGCTGGTGGAAAAGGAGCAACTGGTGCTGAACGTGGGCGGCGGGATCAACCCGACGCTCGATCCGGGGCAGTTCCTCTTCACCTTCCAGGTGCGCAGCGGAAAGAGGCCGGAGGACGTGGAAAAGGCACTGTATGAAGAGCTCGACCGGCTGGGGCGCGAGCCGGTCCCCGAAGCGGAACTTCAGAAGGTTCGCAATCAGATTGTGGCCGAGTTCTACCGGCAGTTGAAGACGATTGCCGGAAAAGCGAACCTCATCGGCACGTACGAGGTCTTTTATGGAAGCTGGAACGAGATCAACAACGCGCCGCAGAAAATCGAGAAAGTGACGGCGGCCGACGTCCAGCGCGTGGCAGCGAAGATCTTTTCGCCCCGGAACCGGACCGTGGCCACGCTCATTCCGGAACAGCGCGCGGAGGTGGCCCGATGA
- a CDS encoding MEMO1 family protein — MTTTFATPYAGAWYPAEPAELEELLEELLETSEERTGAALWPGVLAAVVPHAGLVYSGSVAAASWRHVAAARPARVVMLGFLHSGGPAEVIMPRIGAYSTPLGRVPVDLSGFDFPAMSPAQACDHSLEIQLPFVQRLLPGVAVAPLYVGSAHERIRREAAQRIAAALRPGDVLVASTDLTHYGRRFGFTPFPLDSGTGANLHALDREVIEAASSLDPAFFLAELRRNGSTTCGVAPVSLLLEILSMLPGEEEIFQATLDYMTSGDLNGDYSLSVGYAALGYFRESSFYLSEAARQALLDSAEATLAQLRERGIERPVESEAPLEELDRRGGVFVSLHERGELFGCIGRLGDEDTYRAAVPELTLSALHDPRFPTRATAPPDLEIEISILTPFKRLPDPRRFRLGEHGAYIECWGRRGLLLPQVGRERRVNAEWFLDALAHKAGLPAGAWRDREARLWVFRAQVFHRAPEAAGRA; from the coding sequence ATGACCACGACATTCGCCACTCCGTATGCCGGCGCGTGGTATCCGGCGGAGCCGGCCGAGCTGGAAGAGCTGCTGGAAGAACTGCTGGAGACTTCGGAGGAGCGAACCGGCGCCGCCCTGTGGCCCGGCGTGCTGGCGGCGGTTGTGCCGCACGCGGGGCTGGTTTATTCGGGCTCGGTGGCGGCCGCGTCGTGGAGGCACGTGGCGGCGGCGCGGCCGGCGCGGGTCGTGATGCTTGGCTTCCTTCACTCGGGCGGGCCGGCCGAGGTGATCATGCCGCGCATCGGGGCCTACTCGACGCCGCTGGGCCGCGTCCCGGTGGATCTGTCCGGCTTTGACTTTCCGGCCATGTCGCCGGCGCAGGCCTGCGACCATTCCCTGGAGATCCAGCTTCCGTTCGTCCAGCGGCTGCTGCCGGGCGTGGCGGTGGCGCCGTTATATGTCGGATCCGCGCATGAGCGCATCCGTCGCGAGGCGGCGCAGCGGATCGCGGCCGCGCTGCGGCCGGGCGACGTGTTGGTGGCGAGCACCGACCTCACCCATTACGGGCGGCGCTTCGGATTTACGCCGTTCCCGCTCGACAGCGGAACGGGGGCGAATCTCCATGCGCTGGACCGCGAAGTGATCGAAGCGGCCTCGAGCCTCGACCCGGCGTTCTTCCTGGCTGAGCTGCGCCGCAACGGATCGACCACATGCGGGGTGGCGCCAGTGAGCCTGCTGCTGGAGATCCTGTCGATGTTGCCGGGCGAGGAAGAGATCTTTCAGGCGACGCTCGACTACATGACCAGCGGGGATCTGAACGGGGACTATTCTCTTTCGGTCGGCTATGCCGCGCTGGGTTACTTCCGCGAAAGCAGCTTTTATCTGAGCGAGGCGGCGCGGCAGGCGCTGCTGGACAGCGCCGAGGCGACGCTCGCGCAGCTCCGCGAGCGCGGCATCGAGCGTCCGGTGGAGAGCGAGGCGCCGCTCGAAGAACTGGACCGCCGCGGCGGCGTGTTTGTCAGCCTGCACGAGCGCGGGGAACTGTTTGGCTGCATCGGCCGGCTCGGCGACGAGGACACCTACCGCGCGGCTGTTCCCGAGCTGACGCTTTCGGCGCTGCACGACCCGCGCTTTCCGACGAGGGCCACGGCGCCGCCGGATCTGGAGATCGAAATTTCGATCCTGACGCCCTTCAAGCGCCTGCCCGATCCTCGCCGCTTCCGCCTGGGCGAACACGGAGCCTACATCGAATGCTGGGGCCGCCGCGGGCTGCTGCTGCCGCAGGTGGGCAGGGAGCGCCGCGTCAACGCGGAATGGTTCCTGGATGCGCTGGCCCACAAGGCGGGCCTGCCGGCGGGGGCGTGGAGAGACCGCGAGGCCAGGCTCTGGGTGTTCCGTGCGCAGGTCTTTCACCGCGCGCCTGAAGCGGCAGGGAGAGCGTGA
- a CDS encoding sugar ABC transporter substrate-binding protein — protein MNRRLIWMIAPCLAFWGCGGGGPAHQTTEKYYLVCANPKIPYWQEAGAGFLAAARELGVQAEVVGPESYDAQAERDEFRRIMTKKPAGVLVSVGNPQLLTPEIDAAVQGGTPVVTVDADAPQSRRLFFVGTNNYEAGQMGGRLLIKLLNGKGTVVFFTIAGQKNLEDRLDGYRAALESAPGIKVAAVQDMKGNSGLAFDIAKDYVDKKNLPDAFVALESLSGAEIADVLDRARIENKVIIAMDAAQNTLEWIEKGRIAATIAQKPYTMGYYGLKALADVVLRRPPSLTADFRNDPRSLLPVFIDTGTLLVDRNNVANLRK, from the coding sequence ATGAATCGAAGACTCATCTGGATGATCGCGCCGTGTCTGGCCTTCTGGGGCTGCGGAGGCGGCGGACCCGCGCATCAGACGACCGAGAAATACTACCTCGTGTGCGCCAATCCGAAGATCCCCTACTGGCAGGAAGCCGGCGCCGGGTTCCTGGCCGCCGCCCGTGAGCTCGGCGTGCAGGCCGAGGTGGTGGGGCCGGAATCCTATGACGCGCAGGCGGAACGCGACGAATTCCGGCGCATCATGACGAAAAAACCGGCCGGCGTTCTGGTCAGCGTCGGCAATCCCCAGCTCCTGACGCCAGAGATCGACGCGGCCGTGCAGGGCGGCACCCCCGTGGTCACCGTGGACGCGGACGCTCCGCAGAGCCGCCGCCTGTTCTTTGTGGGCACGAATAACTACGAAGCCGGGCAGATGGGCGGTCGGCTCCTGATCAAGCTGCTCAACGGCAAGGGAACGGTCGTGTTTTTCACCATCGCCGGCCAGAAGAACCTCGAAGACCGGCTCGACGGCTACCGCGCGGCGCTCGAGTCCGCGCCCGGCATCAAGGTGGCCGCGGTGCAGGACATGAAGGGCAACTCGGGCCTCGCATTCGATATCGCCAAAGACTACGTGGACAAAAAGAACCTGCCGGACGCTTTTGTCGCGCTGGAGTCGCTGTCAGGCGCGGAAATCGCCGATGTGCTGGACCGCGCGCGGATCGAGAACAAGGTGATCATCGCCATGGACGCCGCGCAGAACACGCTCGAATGGATCGAAAAGGGCCGGATCGCGGCCACCATTGCGCAAAAGCCCTACACGATGGGATATTACGGGCTGAAAGCGCTGGCTGACGTGGTGCTGCGCAGGCCGCCGTCTCTCACTGCGGATTTCCGCAATGACCCGCGCTCGCTCCTGCCCGTCTTTATTGATACCGGGACGCTGCTCGTGGACCGCAACAACGTTGCGAATCTGAGGAAATAA
- a CDS encoding glycosyl transferase: MNGAPRVALFTDSLLEVNGVARTCRMLEEYAHRRALPLLVVHAGPETGRKNVGSVERLSLRPGPLNLCLEDGLKFDLLFAGHLPLVMETLRAFRAEAVHLTGPSHVGFLGSLAAWRLRLPVVMSWHTNVHQYASCRLPAGVPPGLRRLIERWSWRALALYYRQARIVLAPNPEVGAALACAVGRPVRLMPRGVDCELFHPGRRDRSDRAFRVGYVGRLSPEKSVRRLRCVARALTAAGIDGFFIDVVGAGREQEWLRDHVPNVRLHGVLRGEALARAYANFDVFVFPSETDTYGNVLLEAMASGVPCVVIGRGGPASIVNDHVTGRVCRDVEEWTAAVVELARRSELRRKLGEAARRVAGRRSWDAVGGIVWDAYCYAMTSDSATRVEARCLA; this comes from the coding sequence ATGAACGGCGCCCCCCGTGTGGCCCTCTTCACCGACAGCCTGCTGGAAGTCAACGGCGTGGCGCGTACCTGCCGCATGCTGGAGGAATATGCGCACAGGCGCGCCCTGCCCCTTCTCGTCGTCCACGCCGGCCCGGAGACGGGCCGGAAAAACGTCGGCAGCGTGGAGCGGTTGTCGTTGAGACCAGGGCCGCTGAACCTGTGCCTGGAAGACGGATTGAAATTCGACCTCCTGTTTGCAGGACACCTTCCGCTGGTGATGGAGACGCTCCGGGCCTTCCGCGCCGAGGCAGTCCACCTTACCGGTCCCAGCCACGTCGGCTTTCTCGGATCCCTCGCGGCCTGGCGTCTGCGGCTTCCGGTGGTGATGAGCTGGCACACCAATGTCCATCAGTACGCTTCTTGCCGTCTTCCGGCCGGCGTGCCTCCCGGGCTGCGCCGCCTGATTGAGCGTTGGAGCTGGCGCGCGCTGGCGCTCTATTACCGCCAGGCGCGGATCGTGCTGGCACCCAATCCGGAGGTGGGCGCTGCGCTGGCATGCGCCGTCGGCCGGCCTGTCCGCCTCATGCCGCGCGGGGTCGACTGTGAGCTGTTTCATCCCGGGCGCCGGGATCGCAGCGACCGCGCGTTCCGTGTCGGCTACGTGGGACGCCTGTCGCCGGAAAAGTCCGTCCGCCGGTTGAGGTGTGTGGCGCGGGCTCTGACGGCCGCCGGCATCGACGGATTTTTCATCGACGTCGTCGGCGCCGGCCGCGAGCAGGAATGGTTGCGGGACCACGTGCCGAACGTCCGTCTGCACGGCGTGCTTCGGGGTGAGGCGCTCGCTCGCGCTTACGCGAACTTCGACGTCTTCGTCTTTCCGAGCGAAACAGATACCTACGGAAATGTTCTTCTGGAGGCGATGGCCTCCGGCGTGCCGTGCGTCGTGATCGGGCGGGGAGGTCCCGCCTCGATTGTCAACGATCATGTCACGGGACGCGTGTGCCGTGACGTCGAAGAGTGGACGGCGGCCGTTGTCGAACTCGCCCGCCGCTCCGAGCTCCGCCGGAAGCTCGGCGAAGCCGCCCGCCGCGTCGCCGGCAGGCGAAGCTGGGACGCTGTGGGCGGCATCGTCTGGGACGCGTACTGCTACGCCATGACTTCGGATTCGGCAACGCGCGTCGAGGCCCGCTGCCTGGCCTGA
- a CDS encoding peptidase M16 has protein sequence MKSGALILLTTAMMPMTAQVRLPEFTRETLPNGATLILLPKHDVPLISVRAVFRGGAETEPEGLNGISSVTVELMRRGAGKRTAEQIDLDLDGLGATLQSGANRSSAYFALEFLAKTAPAAIGILGDILVRPAFPEEEVRKVLARTADQVRAVKDNPGMAIGRYFNGLFFPAGHPYRHSGAPDESSVARMNREEILKYYRRMAAGKNVVFIAAGDFDPKQFGALVREALSALPAGEAAPSARAERVRFAQPRLLIVDKPDATQTYFRIGMPGIDRRDPDRVALLVANTLFGGRFTSMLNDALRVNAGLTYGANSILDQDRLPGAIAINSYTPTKTTAQAIELALEVLDRLLRNGITQEQLDSARAYIKGNFPTDRLETADQLCALLAELELNGLDRRDVDTFFQKLDELTVDRVNSVVRRHFTRDNLQFCLVGNAAAIQKDAARYAKSMKVIPVKEPGFAAADF, from the coding sequence ATGAAATCTGGCGCCCTCATCCTGCTGACAACTGCAATGATGCCCATGACAGCCCAGGTCCGCCTGCCCGAGTTCACCCGCGAGACTTTGCCCAACGGGGCGACCTTGATCCTGCTGCCGAAGCACGATGTGCCGCTGATTTCGGTGCGCGCCGTCTTCCGCGGCGGCGCCGAGACGGAACCCGAGGGGCTGAACGGAATCTCCTCGGTCACGGTGGAGCTGATGCGCCGCGGGGCGGGAAAGCGCACGGCCGAGCAGATCGACCTGGATCTGGACGGCCTGGGCGCGACGCTGCAATCCGGCGCAAACCGGAGCTCGGCCTATTTCGCGCTGGAATTCCTGGCGAAAACGGCGCCTGCGGCCATCGGGATTCTCGGCGATATTCTGGTCCGGCCGGCGTTTCCCGAAGAGGAGGTGCGCAAGGTGCTGGCACGCACGGCCGATCAGGTGCGTGCGGTGAAGGACAATCCAGGCATGGCCATCGGGCGATATTTCAACGGTCTTTTCTTTCCTGCCGGGCATCCTTACCGGCATTCGGGCGCTCCGGACGAGTCCTCGGTGGCGCGGATGAACCGGGAGGAAATCCTGAAATATTATCGCCGCATGGCCGCCGGAAAGAACGTCGTTTTTATCGCGGCAGGGGATTTTGATCCGAAACAGTTCGGCGCGCTGGTCCGGGAGGCGCTTTCGGCGCTGCCGGCGGGCGAAGCGGCGCCGTCGGCGCGAGCGGAGCGGGTGCGCTTTGCGCAGCCGCGGCTGTTGATCGTGGACAAGCCGGACGCGACCCAGACCTATTTCCGGATCGGCATGCCGGGAATCGACCGCCGCGACCCGGACCGCGTGGCGCTGCTGGTGGCGAACACGCTTTTTGGCGGGCGGTTCACTTCGATGCTGAACGACGCGTTGCGGGTCAATGCGGGCCTCACCTACGGGGCCAACTCGATTCTCGACCAGGACCGTCTGCCGGGTGCGATTGCGATCAATTCCTACACGCCGACGAAAACCACCGCCCAGGCGATCGAGCTGGCGCTGGAGGTGCTCGACCGGCTGCTGCGCAACGGGATTACGCAGGAGCAGCTCGACTCGGCCCGGGCGTATATCAAGGGGAATTTTCCTACAGACCGGCTGGAAACCGCGGATCAATTGTGCGCGCTCCTTGCCGAGCTGGAGCTGAACGGGCTGGATCGGAGAGACGTCGACACGTTCTTCCAGAAGCTGGATGAACTGACCGTAGACAGGGTGAATTCCGTCGTCCGCCGGCATTTTACCCGTGACAATCTCCAGTTCTGCCTGGTAGGGAACGCGGCGGCCATCCAGAAGGACGCCGCCCGGTATGCAAAGTCGATGAAAGTGATTCCGGTGAAAGAGCCCGGTTTCGCGGCGGCGGATTTCTGA
- the hysA gene encoding iron hydrogenase, translating into MPQKVILDPLTRIEGHLGIEAVVDNGRVVDARCSGTLYRGFEQILIGRDPLDAVQITQRFCGVCPAAHALASAQCLDNALGLVPPHNGRVIRNLIQGANYIQSHILHFYHLAALDYARGPEFPPFIPRFEADYRLPAKVSQDIVSHYVQALHIRLKAHEMSAVFSGKMPHCASVVPGGVTVTPAVDKVTTFLWRLKELREFIDNVYIPDVLTIAAVYRDYSEIGRGCRRFLSYGAFDLDSEPDVQKRTRFFQMGRVVDGRRAPVDPGRITEDVRHAWYRERPPAHPSRETTEPDRKKAGGYSWLKAPRYEGLAYEVGPLARAMVNSADNANPALAKALDGALAQLRLRRENLCSVMGRHLARALETKVLADAMADWVLQIKLDEPVAVGHKLPEAAAGMGLWDAPRGALGHWISIRNQKIERYQAVVPTTWNASPHDGKEQPGPIEEALLGAPVEDPANPFALARIVRSFDPCIACAVHLVTPRGRLLASARIV; encoded by the coding sequence ATGCCGCAGAAGGTGATTCTCGATCCCCTGACCCGCATCGAGGGCCATCTCGGCATCGAGGCGGTGGTGGACAACGGCAGGGTCGTCGACGCCCGGTGCTCCGGCACGCTATACCGCGGCTTTGAACAGATCCTCATCGGGCGCGATCCGCTGGACGCCGTCCAGATTACCCAGCGCTTCTGCGGCGTCTGCCCCGCCGCCCACGCCCTGGCCAGCGCGCAGTGCCTGGACAACGCGCTCGGCCTGGTGCCGCCTCATAACGGCCGCGTCATCCGCAATCTCATTCAGGGCGCAAATTATATCCAGTCCCATATCCTGCATTTTTACCATCTCGCCGCTCTCGATTATGCCCGCGGCCCGGAATTTCCGCCCTTCATTCCGCGCTTCGAGGCCGACTATCGCCTGCCCGCAAAAGTGAGCCAGGATATTGTCAGCCACTACGTCCAGGCCCTGCATATCCGCCTCAAGGCGCACGAAATGTCGGCCGTATTTTCGGGAAAAATGCCGCATTGCGCCTCGGTGGTTCCCGGCGGAGTGACGGTGACGCCGGCCGTGGACAAGGTGACCACATTCCTCTGGCGGCTGAAAGAACTGCGGGAATTCATCGACAACGTATACATCCCCGACGTGCTGACGATCGCCGCCGTCTACCGCGATTACTCCGAAATCGGGCGCGGCTGCCGCCGCTTCCTCTCTTACGGCGCATTCGACCTGGACTCCGAACCGGACGTCCAGAAGCGGACGCGATTCTTCCAGATGGGGCGCGTCGTGGACGGCCGGCGCGCACCGGTCGATCCGGGCAGAATCACCGAAGACGTCCGGCACGCCTGGTATCGCGAGCGTCCGCCGGCCCACCCCTCCCGGGAGACCACCGAGCCGGACCGCAAGAAGGCCGGCGGCTATAGCTGGCTGAAAGCACCCCGGTACGAAGGCCTGGCCTATGAGGTCGGGCCGCTCGCGCGCGCCATGGTCAACAGCGCCGACAACGCCAATCCCGCCCTTGCCAAAGCGCTCGATGGTGCGCTGGCCCAGTTGCGGCTCAGGCGCGAAAATCTCTGCTCGGTCATGGGCCGGCATCTGGCCCGCGCCCTGGAAACCAAGGTGCTGGCCGATGCCATGGCGGACTGGGTTCTCCAGATCAAACTGGACGAACCGGTGGCCGTGGGACACAAGCTCCCAGAAGCGGCCGCAGGCATGGGCCTGTGGGACGCCCCGCGCGGCGCTCTCGGTCACTGGATCTCGATCCGCAACCAGAAAATCGAGCGTTACCAGGCCGTGGTTCCAACCACCTGGAACGCTTCGCCGCATGATGGCAAGGAGCAGCCGGGGCCCATCGAGGAGGCGCTGCTCGGCGCGCCCGTCGAGGACCCGGCCAATCCGTTCGCGCTCGCTCGCATCGTGCGTTCGTTCGATCCCTGCATCGCCTGCGCCGTGCATCTGGTGACGCCGCGCGGGCGCCTGCTGGCCTCGGCGCGCATCGTCTGA
- a CDS encoding nucleotide-diphosphate-sugar epimerase: protein MQKKPVVAIAGATGAQGGGLARAILKDPESPFAVRALTRDPASPRAQELARLGAEVVAADVDQPDSVAEAFAGAYAAYCVTFYWDHFSPEKEVAQASAMAHAAKRAGLGHVIWSTLEDTRQFVPLQDGRMPTLMGRYKVPHFDSKAEADAIFAELGLPVTYLVTSFYWDNFIHSGLGPVRDDSGRLVLTLPVANAKLPGIAAADIGGCAYGILRRGAEFHGARVGVASEHLTGAEMAAGLAEAVGEPVEYRPMPPAVFRQLGFPHADDLGNMFQVFAEFSEAFCRARDTRLSRELNPDMLSFRQWVEIHRGRIPVA from the coding sequence ATGCAAAAGAAACCGGTCGTTGCGATCGCGGGCGCCACGGGAGCGCAGGGCGGCGGACTCGCCCGGGCCATCCTGAAGGATCCGGAAAGCCCGTTCGCGGTGCGCGCGCTCACGCGCGACCCCGCTTCTCCACGGGCGCAGGAACTGGCGCGCCTGGGCGCCGAAGTCGTGGCCGCTGACGTGGATCAGCCGGACAGCGTCGCCGAGGCCTTCGCGGGCGCCTACGCCGCCTACTGCGTGACTTTTTACTGGGATCATTTCTCTCCGGAGAAGGAGGTCGCGCAGGCCTCGGCCATGGCCCATGCCGCCAAAAGGGCCGGTCTCGGGCATGTGATCTGGTCCACCCTGGAAGACACGCGGCAGTTCGTCCCGCTGCAAGACGGCCGGATGCCGACGCTGATGGGCCGTTACAAGGTGCCGCACTTTGACTCCAAGGCCGAGGCAGACGCCATCTTCGCCGAACTCGGGCTGCCGGTCACTTATCTGGTCACGAGTTTCTACTGGGACAACTTCATCCACTCCGGCCTGGGCCCGGTCCGGGACGACAGCGGCAGGCTCGTGTTGACTCTTCCCGTCGCGAACGCAAAATTGCCGGGCATTGCGGCGGCCGACATTGGCGGATGCGCCTACGGCATCCTCAGGCGCGGCGCGGAATTTCATGGCGCCCGCGTGGGCGTAGCCTCCGAACATCTGACCGGGGCCGAGATGGCGGCGGGCCTCGCCGAGGCCGTGGGTGAGCCCGTGGAATACCGGCCGATGCCGCCCGCAGTGTTCCGTCAGCTCGGCTTCCCGCACGCGGACGACCTGGGCAACATGTTCCAGGTCTTTGCTGAATTCTCCGAAGCCTTCTGCCGCGCCCGGGACACCCGGCTTTCGCGGGAGCTGAATCCGGACATGCTCTCGTTCCGCCAGTGGGTGGAAATCCACCGCGGCAGGATTCCGGTGGCGTGA
- the hybP gene encoding membrane protein: protein MENRTLIAGAGNLLLGDEGVGVHAVRALMEQGLPEGVDAVDAGTALGDLLGDLARYSALILVDAIRGGGRPGDLYRLEIRSPDDLAPSAGPLSLHEFGVAEALAQARALGVLPPRVVLIGMEPERLQPGMELSPAAAAALPRLLALIRAEIATR, encoded by the coding sequence ATGGAAAACAGAACGTTGATCGCCGGCGCCGGCAACCTTCTGCTCGGCGACGAAGGAGTTGGCGTGCACGCGGTGCGCGCCCTGATGGAGCAGGGACTTCCCGAAGGCGTGGACGCCGTCGATGCGGGCACCGCGCTCGGAGACCTGCTCGGCGACCTTGCCCGCTACAGCGCGTTGATCCTCGTGGACGCCATCCGCGGCGGCGGCCGGCCCGGCGACCTGTATCGGCTGGAAATCCGCTCGCCGGACGATCTGGCCCCCAGCGCCGGGCCCCTGTCCCTGCACGAGTTCGGCGTCGCCGAAGCGCTCGCCCAGGCCCGCGCGCTCGGCGTCCTGCCCCCGCGCGTGGTCCTCATCGGGATGGAGCCCGAACGGCTTCAACCCGGAATGGAGCTGTCGCCGGCCGCCGCCGCCGCCCTGCCTCGCCTGCTGGCGCTCATCCGCGCCGAAATCGCCACCCGCTAG
- the hysB gene encoding iron hydrogenase → MRWASAATALTPFHEAFLPRLGAALADAVKEYPIIWMQHSACSGCSVSVINTIHPSIKNVILDQILPGHQLFLNYHSTLMAAAGHLSTDAAMETARKHKGKYVFIVEGAIPTRDGGIDGTLGEEDGKPVTMLEWMRRLAPGAMAILAVGTCAAYGGISAAAPNPTESKGVRDVLRMLSINVPVINIPGCPCHPDWFIGTVARVLLYGIPPAKDLDEHGRLKIYFAKTVHNRCIFRDYLDDGVFASKFGEVGCMMELGCKGPFTHADCPIRQWNSGVNWCINASAPCIGCTEPGFPDAHSPLYQRR, encoded by the coding sequence ATGCGGTGGGCTTCGGCAGCCACGGCGCTGACTCCCTTCCATGAGGCGTTTCTGCCGCGCCTCGGCGCGGCGCTCGCTGACGCCGTCAAGGAATATCCGATCATCTGGATGCAGCACTCGGCTTGCAGCGGGTGCTCAGTGTCGGTCATCAACACGATCCATCCCAGCATCAAGAACGTCATCCTCGATCAGATCCTGCCAGGACATCAGCTTTTCCTGAACTACCATTCGACGCTGATGGCCGCCGCCGGTCATCTGTCGACGGACGCCGCGATGGAAACGGCCCGGAAGCACAAGGGCAAGTACGTCTTCATCGTGGAGGGCGCCATACCGACGCGGGATGGCGGCATCGACGGCACGCTCGGCGAAGAAGACGGCAAACCGGTGACGATGCTGGAATGGATGCGGCGGCTGGCGCCGGGCGCCATGGCGATCCTCGCCGTCGGCACCTGTGCGGCCTACGGGGGCATCTCTGCGGCCGCGCCGAACCCGACTGAGTCAAAGGGCGTCCGCGACGTGCTGCGAATGCTCTCCATCAACGTCCCGGTGATCAACATCCCGGGCTGCCCGTGCCACCCCGACTGGTTCATCGGAACCGTGGCCCGCGTCCTGCTGTACGGCATCCCCCCCGCAAAGGACCTCGACGAGCACGGCCGCCTGAAAATCTATTTCGCCAAAACGGTGCATAACCGGTGCATCTTCCGCGACTACCTCGACGACGGCGTCTTCGCTTCGAAATTCGGCGAGGTCGGCTGCATGATGGAGCTGGGCTGCAAGGGGCCATTCACCCACGCCGATTGTCCCATCCGGCAGTGGAACAGCGGCGTCAACTGGTGCATCAACGCCAGCGCTCCCTGCATCGGGTGCACCGAACCGGGATTCCCGGACGCGCACTCGCCCCTGTACCAGAGGAGGTGA